In Leptolyngbya sp. O-77, the genomic window GATGGTTCATCCCTGTTGCGGTCGGTGGGCACGGCAGGAAGCGTCTGAACCTTGGGCGATCGCGCAACCGAAGGCACAACCCGTAGCGGGGGCTGGGCAGACGACGGCATCCCTTCGCCAAACGGGCGATCGCGCCGAGCAGACGCAGCCCGACTGCGCGACTCGTACCGACCTGTCTCTCGCGGCGGGGCATCTGCGGGCCGAGCGCTCCGAGCCGCGCCCCGACGAGTCCTAGCGTTTTGGGACGCAGGCAAACGGCTGGGCAGGCGACGCACCTTGTCTGCCTCCCCGTCTCCTGATGCCTGTCGGTTTCTCGTCATGCCCTACCTTCTGTCTGACCTTTTTCTCAGTTCTAAACCCTGGTGCTAAACCTTCAACGGTCTGGTGCAATGGGCTTAGCGCTCTGGCAGTCGCTATTCTAGTGCATCTAGGCTAGCTCGTTTCCAGAGAATAGCGGAACTCAACGGGTTTGACTGTCAGCTTGCTCACCTGACTCAGCCCCGTCCGCCGGGGTTGATGCTGACCTGGCAGCCCTGAGGCTCTCACCGCAGGCACCTAACACCAGCCTTCATCCGTGGCGCTCCGGATAAAACTGCTCGAGGCCGCGAATATGCATAGACTGATTACAAAATCGCAAGTCCAAAATTGCAAATCCAAAATCAAGAATTGCCATAAGTCCTGATTCTAAGAGATTTTGGGCGAACAGCTACTGGCAGGGGGGGGCTGCAATCTAAATAGGCATAGAATGCGAAGCTGCACAGACAGACGATATAGCAACAGAGACGCGCCCAGTCCAAGGGCTGTGCCCACAATGATGTGAATGACAGGCTGGTTAAGGTTCATCCCTTTTTGCAGGACAATCCTGGTTGCGGCAGTAAAAATCGTATGAGCCACAAAAATTTCTAAGGAGCGCAGCCCCCAAGTTTGCAGAAAGGAAATTCGCTGGAGATCCTCTAGATAAGCGGCAAGCGACAGGCTGGCAACAATACCCAGCACCGCCAGCGGAAACAGCCAGGCTTCGAGGCTGGTCAGATTGACGATGGCAGCCAGCGCAATGAGACTGAACCCCAAAAAGGCGCTGGGCAGCAGGATCGAACGCTGCACCTTTTGCAGCCGCCCAACCCAATCAACCCCGCTGGCGATCGCCCCCAAGGCAAAGTAAACTGCGTTGAGCCGAATCATGTACAGCACCGGCCAGGGGCCAAGGCTGAGGTCGATAAACTCGGAGGCAAACAGCAGCGCAAATCCTGCGAAGCACACTGCAACAGGAACCTTCAGCTTTCGCAGCAGCAGGTACACGAGCGAAACCGCAAACAAGACGTAGAGAAACCAGAATTGCAAAATTGGGGAATAGACGATGCGCCAAAGGCTGCTCAGGGGCTGGTCGCTGATGCCTGCGAGGTGGCGCAGCGTTTCCTGAATTGCGGACCACAGGAAATAGGGATAGGCGATCGCCCGCAGTTTGCTAGAAACCACTGTGCCGAGCGGTTTTGAGACGGAACGCTCGGCGAGGTAGCCAGACAGAAAAAAGAACAGGGGCATGTGGAAGGCATAGATCCACTGGTCGAGGGCTTGAGTTAGGGCGTTTTCCTGCAAAACAGTGCCAGTTAGCCCCCGGAGGACGTGCCCAAAAACCACCAGAAAGATGCCGATGCCCTTTGCATAGTCAATCAAAGCGATGCGCTGGGACTGAGCGCCGGTGCAGGATGCATCAACCGTCGCCCGACCGAGTGCAGAAATGCCTGGCGGATTCATGATGTCGATTGGTCAAGATTGATGAACGGGAGTCCCATCAGGGTTTGGATTCAAAGACAGCACAGATCCGGCAGGGTACAGATTTGGGGGTTTAGCAGAGTGCATAGAAAGGGCGATCGCCCTCTAGCCCTCTCAGTAGTTTTTCTAGGACTTGCCTACGTATATTTACAGTTCATCCAGATCTTAAAGGAGGATCGCAAAGTTCTGAAATAGCCTGCACAACATTTTTTCAGGCAACGGATTAGCCACAGATCAGCGGCAGCCTGATGGCAACAGGGCTGTAGCGGAAAAATAAAAGCATCGAAAAAATAAAACCGGGCCATCAAGAGTCCATAGCCCGGTTCGAGAGGCCGATTCGAGAGGTAGGTTTCGCAGTCAGGCAGCGGCGGCTAGCCAACCGATTCGGTTTGCAACTCTTGAATCAACTGCTCCAGCTCGTTGCTGCTAGCACGATAGACTTCGTTGCAGAAATGGCAGGTGGCTTCTGCACCATCGTCTTTAGCGATCATGTCGCGCAGTTCCTCTTCGCCGAGCAACTTCAGTGCGCCCAGCATCCGGTCAAACGTGCAGCCGCAGTGAAACCGCAGCATTTGGCTTTCGGGCAAGATTTCCAAATCCATATCGCCCATCAGGTCGGCGAAAATTTGCGGCAGGGTCTTCCCGTCCTTGAGCAAGCTGGTAAAGCCAGATAGCGCAGCCAGTCGAGATTCTAGCTTTTCGACCAGAGCTTCGTCGCGGGCTGCCTTGGGCAACACCTGCACCAGCATTCCGCCCGCTGCCGTCACCCCGTCCGGATCGACAAACACGCCCACCAGCAGTGCCGACGGCGTTTGCTCCGACACGACGAGATAATTCGCCACGTCTTCGCCAATCTCGCCCGACACCAGTTCCACAGTGCTGGAATAAGGGTAGCCAAAGCCGATGTCGCGCACCACGTAGAGAAATCCTTCGGAGCCAACCGCCGCGCCCACGTCGAGTTTCCCCCGACTGTTGGTAGGGAGTTCTACCCCAGGATTTTGCACATAGCCGCGCACGGTGCCATCTAGCCCCGCATCCGCAAAGACTACCCCCAAGGGGCCGTTGCCGCGCACGCGAATGTTGACCCGCGATTCGGGCCGCTTCATGCTGGAGGCCAGCAGCAGCCCGGAAACCATTGTCCGCCCCAGGGCAGCCGTGGCGACATAGGAAAGCTGGTGGCGCTGGCGGGCTTCTTCTGTGAGGCGGGTGGTGACTGCGCCCACAACCCGAATGCCACCTCTGGCTGCGGTTGCCCGCACGAGCTGATCTGCCATGTTGAAATACTTCTTAATACACACTCCTATTTTACCGATTTAGGGGCGGGTCGGTTTGAATGAATGCTTCGTCAGGAATTCATGATTTTGCGCTGAGTGTCGGGCTAAGATTGGGGAAACTCTAGGTAATCCATTAAGTGATTCAACGGAGTCTAGATTTTGAATAAACGGTATAAATAGCTTCTGAAAGGCAAGTCTCTGGAATCCCAAAGCGTTTGGGGTTTTGAGAAATGACCGGATCAGGTTTTTTGAAACTTGAATCTGTCTGTATGACTGCGGATACAAGCGCCTTAGTGTAGACCTAGCGACCGGAAACTAGCGACTAGAAATCGCGAAAGACAACACAAGTTCGCTGGGGCACTGAACTTCGATCGCCCTAGTCTACAAACCTGTGAATACCCATCTGTTCGTAAAACGGCGTTTGCTGCCCTGGCACTGGGCTTGCAACAGGCTGTGGACTCCAAGCTTGCTCCTGTGCTTCTCTAACCCTGAATCTCCGGATGATTAGTGTGTTCTCTAAGCGCAACAGTGTGCTGCCAACCCCAATGTCTTCTGCCGTGATTCAAGACCGTATTCTGGCTGCGATTGATGTTGGGACGAACTCAATCCACATGGTGGTGGTGAAGATTGACCCCACGCTGCCCGCATTCACCATCATTAATCGAGAAAAAACGACGGTGCGTCTGGGCGATCGCGATCGCGCGACAGGCAATCTGACTCAGGCGGCCATGCAACGGGCGATCGCCACGCTGCGCCGCTGCCAAGACATTGCCCAGACGCTCCATGCCGAGGCGATCGTGGCCGTAGCCACCAGCGCCGTGCGCGAAGCCCCCAATGGACGCGACTTTTTGCAACTAGTAGAAAACGAGCTGGGGCTGGAAATTGACCTGATTTCGGGTCAGGAAGAGGCCCGGCGAATTTATCTGGGCGTACTGTCGGGGATGGCCTTTAACGAGCAGCCCCATGCGATTATCGACATCGGCGGCGGCTCGACGGAGCTAATCTTGGGCGACGGCCATGAGCCGCGCTGCCTCACCAGCACCAAAGTCGGCGCAGTCCGGCTGACGACGGAAATGGTCAGCACCGACCCCATCAGCAGCAGTGAGTTTAACTATTTGCGAGCTTATGTGCGCGGTATGTTGGAGCGCTCGGTGGACGAACTGCTGAGCAAAGTTCGCGCTGGGGAAACGCCGCGCTTAGTAGGAACCTCCGGCACCATTGAAACGCTGGCCGCCCTGCACGCCCGCGAGCACACGGGCACCGTGCCCGATCCGCTGCATGGTTATCAAATTCCCCTGGCCGACTTGCGCGAAATGGTGACTCGGCTGCGCCGCATGACGATGGCCGAGCGAGCCGCCTTGCCAGGAATGTCGGATCGGCGGGCAGAGATTATCGTGGCGGGGGCGCTGATTTTGCAGGAAGCGATGGAGCTACTGCGGCTGGATTCGGTAACGATTTGCGAGCGATCGCTCCGGGAAGGGCTGGTCGTGGACTGGATGCTGACCCACGGGCTGATCGAAGACCGCCTGCGTTTCCAAAGCTCGATTCGCCAGCGCAGCGTCCTCCGTGCCGCTCAAAAATATCAGGTGAACCTGCCCTATGCTGAACGGGTGGCGACCCTGGCCCTTAGCCTGTTTGACCAGACCCAGGGCATCTTACACAACTGGGGACACGAGGAGCGAGAGCTGCTGTGGGCAGCCGCCATGTTGCACAACTGTGGACACTTTATCAGCCACTCTGCCCACCACAAGCATTCCTACTACCTGATTCGCAATGGTGACCTGCTGGGTTATACAGAGATTGAAATCGAGGCGATCGCCAATTTGTCTCGCTATCACCGCAAAAGCTGTCCCAAGAAAAAGCACGACAACTACCGCAGCCTGACGACCAAAAAGCACCGAAAAGTCGTCGAACAGCTCAACACGCTGCTGCGGATGGCGGTCGCCCTGGATCGTCGCCAAATCGGCGCAATCGACCGCATCACCTGCGAGGTAGTGCCCGCTCACCAGGAGTTTCGCCTGCTAATCCATCCAACCCACCCCAACGACGACTGCGCTCTGGAACTGTGGAGCCTGGATGGCAAAAAGGGCTGTTTTGAAGAAGAATTTGGGCTGAAAGTCGTGCCTCAGCTAGTGCTGTTGCCCCCTGACGCTGGCTCCTACTTGAGCTAGGGCTGTGATGAAAGAGCGGTTTGGTACGGGAATGAGAACCCAGCGAGTCCAAAAAACCGACCCCCACTCCTGAATCGCTTGCCATACCATAATGACTGTCAGCCATCAGTCGTCTGAGGTTCGGAAACGCCCCGTCCAACCAACCAGCTAAACCAACAAAAGCTCACTCCCTTATCGGAAGTGTTGGCGAGGCAACGACTCAGACGATAACCCTAACTAGCGTTAATTCCACATTCTTAAACTATTGTTTCTAGGAGGCGATGGATATGGCACTCGTTCGATGGGAACCATTCCGTGAGATTGAAACGCTACAACGGCAAATGAATCGGCTGTTTGATGAGTTCCTGCCAGCGACTACAGAAAACCACAAGCTGACCAGCTTCATGCCGCTGGCAGAGATGGAAGAAACGGGTGAAGCGATTCACCTGAGGCTGGAAGTTCCTGGCATGGATGCCAAAGACCTCAATGTTGAGGTTTCGGCAGAGTCCGTTAGCATCAGCGGCGAACGCAAGTCGGAAAGCAAAACCGAAGAAAAAGGCATGACCCGAACGGAGTTCCGCTATGGCAAGTTTCAGCGGGTGATTCCGTTGCCGAGCCGCATCCAAAACGATAAGGTAACGGCTGAATACAAGGACGGTATCTTGAACCTAACCTTGCCGAAGGCCGAGGAAGAAAAAAATCGCGTCGTCAAGGTGAGCCTTGGTTGAGGGAGAGTTCTAGGTAACCTCCCGGTTGCTTCCCCCGCCGGGGTTGCGGCGAGCCAAGATAGTCCGTCTAGCTGCTAAACAGCACGCAAGAGGTCACTTATTGAAGACCTCCTCAAGCGTGAGTCGCTGCTGTGAGTCGCTGCGCTGCTATTGGCTCAGCAAGCTCACGTTGAACCTGGAGAGCAACGAGCCATTTACCCTTAGGGCTGACAGGGCAATGGAGTTGCTCTCTTTTTTTTGACTTACGCAGCCAGACGATAGTCCTGGTTTTTGTTGACGGTGTGATGTGCGGCGCAAAAAGCGGGAAACCTTACTAGCGATTTAGGCAATTCACGCAATTTACGCAATTTACAACTCCACGATTACTGGCGTGTGGTCGCTGGGCTTTTCTAGCTGGCGCGGCGCTTTGTCGATGATGCAGCTTTTGGCCTCGGCATAGAGCGGCGGGCTGAGGTAGTGGTGGTCGATACGCCAGCCCAAGTTGCGGCGAAAGGCTGCGGCGCGGTAGTCCCACCAGCTAAACTGTCCGTCTTCCTGGTTAAACTTGCGAAACGCATCCGCCAGCCCCAAGTCGAGAATGGCCCGCAGCGCCTGCCGTTCGGCATCGGTAGCCATGACTTCTTTTTCGCGCCCGGTGGGGTCGTGGATATCTCGATCTTCCAGCGCCACGTTGAAATCGCCGCAAACCAGGAGTTTGGGATTCTCCTCCAGCAGCTTTGCCAAATACTCGCGCAGCACCGCCAGCCAGTTTAGCTTGTAGGTGTATTTGTCGCTGCCGACGCTGGAGCCGTTGGGCACGTAGAGGTTAACAATGCGAACCTGATCGAGAACGCCTGTGATGACTCGCTTCTGTTCATCAAACGGCGCGGCGATCGCCCCTCCTAGCACAGGCTCGAACCCACAACTGACCGACTCCAGCGGCGTTTTGCTGATCAGCGCCACACCGTTGTAGGACTTTTGCCCAGAGACGTAGCAGGTATACCCCAAATCGGTAAACGCAGCCAGCGGAAAGTCAGCATCCACTACCTTCGTTTCCTGAGCGCACAGCACATCCACCGGATTCTCCGTCAGCCAGTTGATGACGTGTTCTAGACGGGTGCGAATGGAGTTGACATTCCAGGTGGCGATCTTCATGCGGGAGAACGGGAGAGGGCGTGATGAGTAGTTTACTGCATCCCTCCGTCACTCCATGACTCCATCATTCCTTGACCACCAGTTCCAGGCTCGGTGGCATCGATAGATTCACTCGGGGTGTAGCGGGCGGGGCAGCCAGTTGGAGCGTGGTGTCGGTCAGTCCGAAGGTGGTTTGCAGGGAAGCTTGCAGGGTTTGCAAGAGGCGATCGCGCTCTGGGCCATCCTGCGGGTTCACCGTCAGGTGGGCAGTGAGAGCCATCTGACCTGGGGCGATCGCCCACAGCCTCAGATTCTCAACCGCTTGCACGCCTTCGGTTTGTAGCAGATGGGCCTGCACAGTGTCGGGGTCGAGGTGGGCGGGGGCTTTTTCCAGCAGGATGTTCAGGCTTTGGCGGATGAGCGGGATGGCTCCGACCAGAATCAGCGCGGCGACGAGCAGGCTAATAGCTCCATCGGCCCACGCCCAGCCAAAGAGCCAGACGGCGATCGCCGCCAAAATCACGCCGACTGACCCGATCGCGTCGGACACCATGTGCAGAAATGCGCCTTTCAGGTTCAAATCATGGTGGCTGTGGTCGTGCAACAGCGATGCGTTGACCAGGTTGATGCCTAGCCCAACAGCGGCGGTAATCAGCATCGGCAGTCCCAGAATTTCCGCATCGGGGTGTTGCAGCCGTTCGACTGCTTCCCAGCCAATCCAGAGGGCGATCGCCACCAGCCCCAGTCCGTTTGCCAGCGCTGCCAAGATTTCGACTCGCCGATAGCCAAAGGGAGCCTGCGCCGACGGCGGCCAGCCCGCAATCCACGTCGCCAGCAGCGCCAGCGCCAGCGCGGCCACATCCGACAGCATATGCCCCGCCTCTGCCAGCAGCGCCAGACTGTGGCTCGACAGGCTGACCGCCAGTTCTACCAGCGAGAACCCGCCAATCAGCCCCAGCGCCATCCACAACAGTTTTGCTTTTTTCTGGACATCCACCGTGTGGGGATGGGGCGCTTGGCAGCCCTCTGGGCAGGCGGCAGTATGCATGAAGGCGGAAAACACAGCAAAAGACCTTTTCTAGGATCATCCCACAGAATTCCCTGAGCAGCCACGACGCTGGACGGGAGCGGCGGGTTCCGGCTAGACCGCAGAAGCAGTGGGGAGCGGATGGGATAAGGTGATTCTGGAGGGTTTTCTCCAGCCTTGCAGTTCGCCCCATCACCCCGTCACCTTGTACCCCATGCTAGATTTTTGGGCAAAAACCAGCGGCACCTGGATCAACGTTGCCACGGTTCTACTGGGGACTGCCCTGGGGCTGCTGCTCACCGGGCACTTGCCAGAGCGGATGCAGCGGATGATCAAGCAGGGGTTGGGACTGACAACGCTGTTTATCGGCATCAGCATGGCAGGCAGCCTGAACCAGTCCAGGGGCGGCATTGTAGACGGCGTGATTTTGGGGCTGTTGGCGCTGGTGGCAGGCGGGCTGCTGGGCGAGTGGTGGCAGATTGAGGAACGGCTGGCGATCGCCGGAGATTGGCTGAAACATCGGGTCAAAGGCAAGGGTCGCTTTACCGATGGCTTTGTCACCGCCAGTTTGCTGTTTTGCATTGGCCCGATGGCCATGATCGGCAGCCTAAACAACGGGCTGGTGGGCGATGCGCGGCTGCTGACGCTAAAGGCGACGATGGACGGACTGGCGGCGATCGCCCTCACGGGCAGCTACGGCATTGGTGTCGGCTTTTCGACCCTGACAATTTTGCTGTATCAAGGCGGACTGTCGCTAGCCGCCGGACTCCTGGCCCGCGCGCTCCCCGATCCCGCCAGTTCGCCGCCCGTGCTGCTAGCAACAGGCGTAGGCGGCCTGATGATTCTGTCTATCGGGCTGAACTTGCTAGAAATCGGCAAGGTGCGCGTCGGCTCCTTCTTGCCAGCCCCCTTCCTCGCACCGCTGGTCTATTGGCTTGCCACATGGCTCACAGCCGCCTTCGCGTGAGGCCTTGCCCTGAGAAATCGCCCTGAGAAATCGCACTGAGAAATCGCACTGAGAAATCGCACTGAGAAAGTGCCCCAGAGGCAGGCAATTTTTGCAGGCAACAGGGGCGATCGCCCCCGTCATCCGTGCAATGCGAAGCGACCTCTCTCTAACTCACCGAAGCGCCCTTCGGAGGGGGGTTTGGGGGGAAGCGGGTTCCCAAGCGGGGGGGTTGGGGGGGAAGCTCCCCCCCAAGGCTGTTGGCTCGGCAGAGGAGAACCGCCCAAATCTTTAAAGCTTTTATTTATGCAGAGATGCCGTAAATGTACAACGTTACACACGACATCCCCAATTCAGGCGGCTAACATGGCGCTTAATGTCCTCAACACAGAATCGCCTGAGAACCTCTATGGACGCGATCGCAACACCAGAACCGCACCACGTCGTCATCATTGGCGGCGGATTTAGCGGTCTATACGCCGCCAAAACGTTGGGACGCGCAAAAGACATTAAGGTAACGCTAGTAGACAAGCGCAACTTTCACCTGTTTCAGCCCTTGCTATATCAAGTGGCAACGGGCACGCTGTCGCCAGCCGACATTTCTTCGCCCCTGCGCGGCATTCTCAGCGACTACAAAAACATTACCGTGCTGATGGATGAGGCGGTTGATCTTGATCCACAGGCACAAGTGCTAAAGCTGCGAGAGCAGGAGCTTCCCTACGACACGCTGGTTGTGGCAACGGGTGTCAGCCACCACTACTTTGGCAACGACCAGTGGCGCGACACGGCTCCGGGGCTGAAAACCATTGAAGATGCCCTGGAAATGCGCCGCCGGATTTTTGTCGCCTTTGAAGCGGCAGAGAAGGAAACCGACCCCGAAAAGCGCAAAGCATGGCTCACCTTTGTCATTGTGGGCGGCGGGCCGACGGGAGTAGAGCTAGCCGGGGCGATCGCCGAACTGGCCTACCGCACGCTCAAAGAAGACTTCCGCAACATCGACACCTCAGAAACCACCATCCTGCTGCTGGAAGGCATGGATCGCGTCCTGCCACCCTACGATCCTGACCTGTCGGCAAAGGCGGCTGAATCGTTATCCCGTCTGGGCGTGACCGTCCGCACCAAAACCCTGGTGACGCAGATTGAACCCAGCGACAGCGGCGACGTGGTAACGCTGAAAAGCGGCACGCCGGATAATCCCGTGATTGAGACAATGACCGCTCGCACCATCCTCTGGGCGGCAGGGGTAAAAGCCTCTGGCATGGGCAAGGTGCTGGCCGATCGGGCGGGTGCGTTGTGCGATCGCGTCGGGCGCGTCATCGTGGAACCTGATTTCAGCATCGCGGGTTATCCCAATATCTTCGTCATCGGCGATCTGGCCCACTATGCCCACCAAGGCGATCGCCCCATTCCGGGTGTCGCACCGGCCGCCGTGCAGGCCGGTGAATACGTCGCCAAGACCCTCCAGCGACGCATCCAGGGGCAGTCCGTAGAACCCTTTGTCTATAAAGATCCAGGTAGCTTGGCCATCATCGGGCAAAATGCTGCGGTGGTTGACCTGGGCTTCGTCAAGTTTTCTGGGCCACCCGCCTGGTTTGCGTGGGTCTTTGCCCACATTTACTATCTAATCGAGTTCGACAACAAGCTTATTGTCATGCTCCAGTGGGGTTGGAACTACTTCACCCGCAAGCGCGGCGCACGGCTGATTACGGGTGAGGGCGGCGTGGCGACCGCAGAGTCCGCAGGGACGTATCGGACTAGGGTGAAGGAGCCGGTGGAGGTGTAGAGGAAGCGGGAAGAGGGAAAAAGGAAAAACGAAGAGGGAAGAACGAAGAACGAAGAGGGGAGCGGGAAGAGGGAAGAACGAAGAACGAAGAGGGAAGAACGAAGAGGGAAGAGGGGGAGCGGGAAGAGGGGGAGCGGGAAGAGGGGAGGGCGATCGCGCTGGCTTGTATTGGCCGGTTCGGATTGCTGATTCGTTTTACAATGAAGCTTCCATAGATTTAATCTCTGATCACCAAGCCCTAGACCAAATCCAATGGCGAGCGAAGACCAAATTGACTTATTCAGTCTGGCGGAGGTCGCCACGCCTGCCGCATCTGCCAGCTTCGACCCGTCCCAAATTCCCACCAGCGTCCGCATCCCCATTCCACCGGGAACCTACGCCTCGATGGAGGAAATGAAGGCGCACTGCGACCAATGTCAGCGCTGCGAACTGGGGCAAAATCGCACCCATGCAGTCATTGGGCGTGGCGGCCTGGCTGCGCCCGTGATGATTGTCGGCGAGGGGCCAGGGCAAACCGAAGACGAAACCGGGCTGCCGTTTGTGGGCAAGTCGGGTCAGTTGCTCGCCAAAATTCTAGAATCGGTGCAGTTGAGCGATGAGGACGTGTTCATCTGCAACGTGGTGAAGTGTCGCCCGCCGGAAAACCGCACCCCCACCGCCGCCGAAGCCGATGCCTGCAAGGGCTACCTGATGGAGCAAATTCGGCTGATTAACCCCAAGATTATCTTGCTCACCGGGGCTACTGCGCTGAAGGGCTTGCTGGGCATCAAGCAGGGCATTACCAAGGTGCGCGGCCAGTGGATCGAGCAAGACGGCCGCTTCTATATGCCGATCTTTCACCCCGCCTATCTGCTGCGAAATCAGTCCCGCGAGAAGGGC contains:
- the hslO gene encoding Hsp33 family molecular chaperone HslO codes for the protein MADQLVRATAARGGIRVVGAVTTRLTEEARQRHQLSYVATAALGRTMVSGLLLASSMKRPESRVNIRVRGNGPLGVVFADAGLDGTVRGYVQNPGVELPTNSRGKLDVGAAVGSEGFLYVVRDIGFGYPYSSTVELVSGEIGEDVANYLVVSEQTPSALLVGVFVDPDGVTAAGGMLVQVLPKAARDEALVEKLESRLAALSGFTSLLKDGKTLPQIFADLMGDMDLEILPESQMLRFHCGCTFDRMLGALKLLGEEELRDMIAKDDGAEATCHFCNEVYRASSNELEQLIQELQTESVG
- a CDS encoding DUF554 domain-containing protein, yielding MLDFWAKTSGTWINVATVLLGTALGLLLTGHLPERMQRMIKQGLGLTTLFIGISMAGSLNQSRGGIVDGVILGLLALVAGGLLGEWWQIEERLAIAGDWLKHRVKGKGRFTDGFVTASLLFCIGPMAMIGSLNNGLVGDARLLTLKATMDGLAAIALTGSYGIGVGFSTLTILLYQGGLSLAAGLLARALPDPASSPPVLLATGVGGLMILSIGLNLLEIGKVRVGSFLPAPFLAPLVYWLATWLTAAFA
- a CDS encoding uracil-DNA glycosylase family protein — encoded protein: MASEDQIDLFSLAEVATPAASASFDPSQIPTSVRIPIPPGTYASMEEMKAHCDQCQRCELGQNRTHAVIGRGGLAAPVMIVGEGPGQTEDETGLPFVGKSGQLLAKILESVQLSDEDVFICNVVKCRPPENRTPTAAEADACKGYLMEQIRLINPKIILLTGATALKGLLGIKQGITKVRGQWIEQDGRFYMPIFHPAYLLRNQSREKGSPKWLMWQDIQAVRAKLDEIRGA
- the xth gene encoding exodeoxyribonuclease III, translated to MKIATWNVNSIRTRLEHVINWLTENPVDVLCAQETKVVDADFPLAAFTDLGYTCYVSGQKSYNGVALISKTPLESVSCGFEPVLGGAIAAPFDEQKRVITGVLDQVRIVNLYVPNGSSVGSDKYTYKLNWLAVLREYLAKLLEENPKLLVCGDFNVALEDRDIHDPTGREKEVMATDAERQALRAILDLGLADAFRKFNQEDGQFSWWDYRAAAFRRNLGWRIDHHYLSPPLYAEAKSCIIDKAPRQLEKPSDHTPVIVEL
- a CDS encoding Hsp20/alpha crystallin family protein, producing the protein MALVRWEPFREIETLQRQMNRLFDEFLPATTENHKLTSFMPLAEMEETGEAIHLRLEVPGMDAKDLNVEVSAESVSISGERKSESKTEEKGMTRTEFRYGKFQRVIPLPSRIQNDKVTAEYKDGILNLTLPKAEEEKNRVVKVSLG
- a CDS encoding Ppx/GppA phosphatase family protein, whose amino-acid sequence is MSSAVIQDRILAAIDVGTNSIHMVVVKIDPTLPAFTIINREKTTVRLGDRDRATGNLTQAAMQRAIATLRRCQDIAQTLHAEAIVAVATSAVREAPNGRDFLQLVENELGLEIDLISGQEEARRIYLGVLSGMAFNEQPHAIIDIGGGSTELILGDGHEPRCLTSTKVGAVRLTTEMVSTDPISSSEFNYLRAYVRGMLERSVDELLSKVRAGETPRLVGTSGTIETLAALHAREHTGTVPDPLHGYQIPLADLREMVTRLRRMTMAERAALPGMSDRRAEIIVAGALILQEAMELLRLDSVTICERSLREGLVVDWMLTHGLIEDRLRFQSSIRQRSVLRAAQKYQVNLPYAERVATLALSLFDQTQGILHNWGHEERELLWAAAMLHNCGHFISHSAHHKHSYYLIRNGDLLGYTEIEIEAIANLSRYHRKSCPKKKHDNYRSLTTKKHRKVVEQLNTLLRMAVALDRRQIGAIDRITCEVVPAHQEFRLLIHPTHPNDDCALELWSLDGKKGCFEEEFGLKVVPQLVLLPPDAGSYLS
- a CDS encoding acyltransferase family protein; its protein translation is MNPPGISALGRATVDASCTGAQSQRIALIDYAKGIGIFLVVFGHVLRGLTGTVLQENALTQALDQWIYAFHMPLFFFLSGYLAERSVSKPLGTVVSSKLRAIAYPYFLWSAIQETLRHLAGISDQPLSSLWRIVYSPILQFWFLYVLFAVSLVYLLLRKLKVPVAVCFAGFALLFASEFIDLSLGPWPVLYMIRLNAVYFALGAIASGVDWVGRLQKVQRSILLPSAFLGFSLIALAAIVNLTSLEAWLFPLAVLGIVASLSLAAYLEDLQRISFLQTWGLRSLEIFVAHTIFTAATRIVLQKGMNLNQPVIHIIVGTALGLGASLLLYRLSVQLRILCLFRLQPPPASSCSPKIS
- a CDS encoding cation diffusion facilitator family transporter yields the protein MHTAACPEGCQAPHPHTVDVQKKAKLLWMALGLIGGFSLVELAVSLSSHSLALLAEAGHMLSDVAALALALLATWIAGWPPSAQAPFGYRRVEILAALANGLGLVAIALWIGWEAVERLQHPDAEILGLPMLITAAVGLGINLVNASLLHDHSHHDLNLKGAFLHMVSDAIGSVGVILAAIAVWLFGWAWADGAISLLVAALILVGAIPLIRQSLNILLEKAPAHLDPDTVQAHLLQTEGVQAVENLRLWAIAPGQMALTAHLTVNPQDGPERDRLLQTLQASLQTTFGLTDTTLQLAAPPATPRVNLSMPPSLELVVKE
- a CDS encoding NAD(P)/FAD-dependent oxidoreductase, which translates into the protein MDAIATPEPHHVVIIGGGFSGLYAAKTLGRAKDIKVTLVDKRNFHLFQPLLYQVATGTLSPADISSPLRGILSDYKNITVLMDEAVDLDPQAQVLKLREQELPYDTLVVATGVSHHYFGNDQWRDTAPGLKTIEDALEMRRRIFVAFEAAEKETDPEKRKAWLTFVIVGGGPTGVELAGAIAELAYRTLKEDFRNIDTSETTILLLEGMDRVLPPYDPDLSAKAAESLSRLGVTVRTKTLVTQIEPSDSGDVVTLKSGTPDNPVIETMTARTILWAAGVKASGMGKVLADRAGALCDRVGRVIVEPDFSIAGYPNIFVIGDLAHYAHQGDRPIPGVAPAAVQAGEYVAKTLQRRIQGQSVEPFVYKDPGSLAIIGQNAAVVDLGFVKFSGPPAWFAWVFAHIYYLIEFDNKLIVMLQWGWNYFTRKRGARLITGEGGVATAESAGTYRTRVKEPVEV